The Desulfosporosinus acidiphilus SJ4 genome has a window encoding:
- a CDS encoding electron transfer flavoprotein subunit beta/FixA family protein, translated as MHFVVCLKQVPDTSEVRIDPNTNTLMREGVPSIINPYDAHGLEEAIRLKEKAGGKVTIVSMGPPQAKEALKKAMSFGADRAILLSDRAFGGSDSLATAYIISTALKKIHETEPIDLVFAGKEAIDGDTAQTGPGIAQRLGFPQLTYAIKIKELTDTSITVERKTESGRQIVQAQLPALITVEKELNDIRYASLPNMMNAAAYEPEVWTVDSLPFDLKQMGLKGSPTSVSRIFAPPGRSGGEIMDGTKDPAGIAASVVQKLLQQNVIMVHPLMKGGKH; from the coding sequence GTGCACTTTGTGGTCTGCCTAAAACAAGTACCTGATACCTCAGAAGTCCGAATTGATCCCAATACCAATACCCTCATGCGGGAGGGAGTACCCTCAATTATTAATCCCTATGATGCTCATGGCTTAGAAGAAGCAATTCGCTTAAAAGAAAAGGCTGGCGGTAAAGTAACTATCGTCAGCATGGGCCCTCCGCAGGCCAAAGAAGCTCTAAAAAAAGCCATGTCTTTTGGCGCGGATCGCGCAATTCTCTTGAGTGACCGTGCTTTTGGCGGTTCAGACTCATTGGCAACAGCTTATATTATTTCGACGGCTCTTAAAAAAATTCATGAGACAGAACCCATTGATTTAGTTTTTGCCGGTAAAGAAGCAATTGATGGCGACACTGCTCAAACTGGGCCGGGCATTGCTCAAAGGCTTGGCTTTCCACAGTTAACTTATGCTATTAAGATTAAGGAACTAACGGATACAAGCATCACCGTTGAACGAAAAACTGAAAGTGGCCGGCAAATAGTTCAAGCTCAACTGCCCGCGTTAATTACGGTGGAAAAAGAACTAAATGACATACGCTACGCTTCTCTTCCCAATATGATGAATGCTGCTGCCTACGAACCGGAAGTTTGGACCGTTGATTCCTTACCTTTTGACTTGAAGCAGATGGGCCTTAAGGGATCTCCTACAAGTGTTTCCAGGATATTTGCGCCTCCCGGACGATCCGGCGGGGAGATCATGGATGGTACGAAAGATCCGGCAGGGATTGCTGCTTCGGTTGTCCAAAAGCTTCTGCAACAAAACGTCATCATGGTTCATCCCCTGATGAAGGGAGGCAAGCATTAA
- the trxB gene encoding thioredoxin-disulfide reductase → MSTVLLEELLQMIYDVIIVGAGPAGLTAGIYASRGGLKTAIVELAMPGGQAASTDKIENYPGFPEGVNGYELMNAFHQQALSFGVEFVYEEVKGLDLKETVKKIHTDSSVLEAKALIIAAGSKPRLLNVPGEEFFKGRGVSYCATCDGAFFRGKKVVVVGGGDSAIEEGLYLTKFAEEVILIHRREGFRASQIIVDRAKENSKIRFELNYVVEEILGSDHVEGVRVRNALDSTRKEIKADGVFIYVGTSPNVQFIDSEIKTDERGYIYTNQFLQTNIEGVYAAGDIRTTPLRQVSTAVGDGALAAVEVEKYLAEQHHK, encoded by the coding sequence ATGTCGACAGTATTGTTAGAGGAGTTGTTACAAATGATTTATGATGTAATAATCGTTGGAGCAGGTCCTGCAGGTCTTACTGCAGGAATCTACGCCTCCCGTGGAGGACTTAAAACGGCCATCGTTGAATTAGCAATGCCCGGCGGACAAGCAGCTTCAACAGACAAAATCGAAAACTATCCTGGTTTTCCTGAAGGTGTCAACGGTTATGAACTAATGAACGCCTTCCATCAGCAAGCCTTGTCATTTGGAGTTGAATTTGTTTATGAAGAAGTAAAAGGCCTTGATCTCAAGGAAACCGTGAAGAAAATTCATACCGACAGCTCTGTTTTAGAAGCAAAGGCCCTGATTATTGCGGCAGGTTCTAAGCCTAGGCTGCTGAATGTTCCTGGTGAAGAGTTTTTCAAAGGGAGGGGAGTGTCTTATTGTGCCACTTGCGACGGAGCTTTCTTTCGCGGAAAAAAAGTTGTCGTCGTTGGCGGAGGAGATTCGGCTATTGAAGAAGGATTATACCTTACTAAATTTGCTGAAGAAGTCATTCTTATTCATCGGCGTGAGGGTTTCAGGGCTTCACAAATTATCGTTGACCGGGCCAAGGAAAACTCTAAAATTCGCTTTGAACTTAATTATGTGGTAGAAGAGATTCTGGGGTCAGATCATGTCGAAGGAGTACGCGTTCGTAATGCCCTTGACTCAACAAGGAAAGAAATAAAAGCTGATGGTGTCTTCATTTATGTTGGAACAAGTCCTAACGTTCAGTTTATTGATAGTGAGATAAAAACCGACGAACGAGGGTATATATATACTAACCAGTTTTTGCAGACAAATATAGAGGGTGTGTACGCAGCCGGAGATATTCGCACTACGCCGCTGCGGCAAGTCTCTACGGCGGTTGGTGACGGAGCCCTTGCTGCAGTTGAAGTTGAGAAGTATTTAGCAGAGCAGCATCACAAGTAA
- a CDS encoding UPF0182 family protein, translating into MQRFYKILVGLILIAALLKASSGLYEDWLWFKDLGYTQLFWTPLLSKVLFQAVNGTILFLFIAGTLFSIRHAIVTFVNERLRLRLRLVQDMNKPVLSLSQRRVTIWLLIISAVVSFGVSFIAGFTGWLDVLSFIHATPFGQTDPIFGKDLAFYFFQLPFLRTLFNAFFGPLFLLTLFTAIFYIVTRVLKLHSLKFWRKGSVEITAGARRHLALLICILFALKAFGYYLNIFQLLYSVHGHVVGAGYVDLTATLPALKVLIVISIIGFISAIIAQSFKDPRLLTLPVAGIVVVGILIYGIFPSLLQSFVVIPNELTKEQPYIQNEIAMTRYGYGLDHIAETNYPGNTPITLGALKADQGTLNNIRLNDTRPLLQTFTQKQGIRLYYKFNDIDIDRYTIDGEYRQVMLGPREISTPDLDPKAQTFVNLHFVYTHGYGVAASFANAVSPEGLPSFAISDIPPVTNFPELKLKEPRIYYGELTNDWVVADTSVKEFDYPQGDSNAETSYTGKTGIQFTPLNKFMLSLSHGTLRFYLASEITPNSKMLIYRNIKERVQKLAPFLTYDSDPYMVIDNGRLKWIIDAYTTSDALPYSNKYSDQEFNYIRNSVKVVIDANDGTVDFYAVDPQDPILKTYMSIFPGVFKDFSSFPPSLKSHLRYPETLFTIQSNMLRTFHMTDPSVFYNKEDAWDIAKELYQAKPQNVDPYYTIMTIPGETKPEFVLILPFTPASSESNSRNNMVAWMAARMDGKHYGQLLLFKLPKNIEVDGPLQIESRIDQDPDISRQLSLWDQKGSSVIRGNLLAIPIGGNFLYVEPIYLQSDKGGSIPEMKRVVLAYEDKLVMTDNLGSALTQVFGEGTPQPTTPGQSAVPPTQTTTPQSQNPSNQSQSITSILDQMNQMRDLLDNLETQLKNLQSGSSTAQ; encoded by the coding sequence TTGCAACGTTTTTACAAAATTCTCGTTGGCCTAATTCTAATTGCCGCTTTACTAAAAGCATCCAGCGGCTTATATGAAGATTGGTTATGGTTTAAGGACTTAGGTTACACACAGCTCTTTTGGACACCGCTCTTAAGTAAGGTTCTTTTCCAAGCTGTCAACGGAACGATTCTCTTCTTATTTATTGCCGGAACTCTTTTTTCCATACGGCATGCCATTGTAACCTTCGTTAATGAACGTCTGCGCCTTAGGTTACGTCTGGTGCAAGATATGAACAAACCTGTCTTGAGCCTAAGCCAGCGCAGAGTGACGATTTGGCTGCTCATCATATCGGCTGTCGTAAGCTTTGGGGTGAGCTTTATCGCTGGGTTTACCGGCTGGCTGGACGTTTTATCCTTTATCCACGCTACTCCTTTCGGTCAAACCGATCCAATTTTCGGTAAGGATTTAGCATTTTATTTCTTTCAACTACCTTTTCTAAGAACTTTATTTAATGCTTTCTTTGGCCCTCTCTTTCTTTTGACCTTATTTACGGCAATCTTTTATATTGTGACAAGAGTGCTGAAACTTCATTCCCTAAAATTTTGGCGTAAGGGATCGGTAGAAATTACAGCGGGAGCCCGCAGGCACCTTGCATTATTAATATGTATTCTTTTTGCCCTCAAAGCCTTTGGCTATTATCTTAACATTTTTCAGTTACTTTATTCTGTCCATGGTCATGTTGTTGGTGCAGGTTACGTTGATTTAACGGCGACTCTCCCTGCCCTCAAAGTTTTAATAGTTATCAGCATCATAGGCTTTATCTCAGCTATCATTGCCCAATCATTTAAAGACCCTCGTCTTCTGACACTTCCGGTTGCCGGAATCGTTGTCGTTGGAATTCTCATCTATGGCATCTTTCCATCTCTGCTGCAATCGTTTGTTGTAATTCCTAACGAACTGACTAAAGAACAGCCTTACATTCAAAATGAAATTGCCATGACTCGTTACGGTTATGGTTTAGACCATATCGCTGAAACAAATTATCCCGGAAACACTCCGATTACCTTGGGCGCGTTAAAAGCGGATCAGGGGACTTTAAACAATATCCGTCTCAATGATACACGTCCTCTGCTGCAAACGTTCACCCAAAAACAAGGAATTCGTCTTTATTACAAGTTCAATGATATTGATATCGACCGTTATACGATTGATGGTGAATACCGCCAAGTGATGCTAGGACCACGGGAAATCTCAACACCCGACTTAGACCCTAAGGCTCAAACCTTTGTCAATTTACACTTTGTGTATACTCACGGTTATGGTGTCGCCGCCTCCTTTGCCAATGCTGTCAGTCCCGAGGGATTGCCATCGTTTGCAATCAGCGACATCCCTCCTGTCACTAATTTCCCTGAACTCAAACTAAAGGAACCCCGTATCTACTATGGAGAACTTACCAACGATTGGGTGGTTGCCGATACCTCAGTTAAAGAGTTTGATTATCCTCAGGGCGACTCTAATGCCGAAACCTCTTATACCGGCAAAACAGGTATCCAATTTACCCCCCTCAACAAATTCATGCTTTCCCTTAGTCACGGAACTTTACGCTTCTATCTTGCCAGTGAAATAACCCCCAATAGCAAAATGCTGATCTATCGCAATATTAAGGAACGGGTGCAAAAGTTAGCTCCCTTTCTCACCTATGATTCTGATCCCTATATGGTCATCGATAATGGCCGTCTTAAATGGATCATTGATGCTTATACTACTTCCGATGCCTTACCCTACTCGAATAAATACTCTGACCAAGAATTCAACTACATCCGTAACTCCGTGAAGGTAGTTATTGATGCCAATGACGGTACTGTTGATTTTTACGCTGTTGATCCCCAAGATCCTATCCTAAAAACCTACATGAGCATTTTCCCAGGGGTCTTTAAAGATTTCAGCAGTTTCCCACCATCACTGAAGAGTCATCTGCGTTATCCTGAAACTCTTTTCACGATTCAAAGTAATATGCTTAGAACGTTCCATATGACTGATCCTTCAGTCTTCTATAATAAGGAAGATGCCTGGGACATTGCTAAAGAACTTTACCAAGCAAAACCTCAAAATGTTGATCCCTATTATACGATCATGACCATTCCCGGCGAAACAAAACCCGAGTTTGTACTTATACTGCCCTTTACACCTGCTTCCAGCGAATCTAATTCTCGTAACAATATGGTGGCTTGGATGGCCGCCCGAATGGATGGAAAACATTATGGCCAGCTCTTGCTCTTTAAGCTACCGAAAAATATTGAAGTCGACGGACCCTTGCAAATTGAATCGCGCATTGATCAGGATCCGGATATTTCACGCCAATTGTCCCTGTGGGATCAAAAAGGTTCAAGTGTCATCCGCGGAAACCTCTTAGCCATTCCCATAGGGGGAAACTTCTTATATGTTGAACCGATTTATCTCCAATCTGATAAAGGCGGAAGCATCCCAGAAATGAAACGAGTCGTACTCGCTTACGAAGATAAGTTAGTGATGACGGACAATTTAGGATCAGCCTTAACCCAAGTATTTGGCGAAGGAACTCCTCAACCAACAACCCCAGGACAAAGCGCTGTTCCGCCGACGCAAACCACTACGCCCCAATCGCAAAACCCAAGTAATCAATCACAATCCATTACCTCAATCCTTGACCAAATGAACCAAATGCGGGACTTACTTGATAACTTAGAAACTCAGCTAAAAAATCTACAAAGTGGCTCAAGCACGGCACAGTAA
- a CDS encoding phosphodiester glycosidase family protein gives MKKKRTIRFKKILAFLGYNLILAVILAPFVLFWGPFQALKTVAVGSVYTSRHPQVVKAFLSQDEINKIMDSNYDKGVLSGQDISRNSVVNDASSGITIEDIKGPSFKGKVMLIKDPKRVKLAVTKEIGTTGERVSDLVQDMGAIAGINAGGFYDPNGKGNGAFPDGLTVQNGKLVHNNVGNQTVNIVGFDDQGKLVIGNMTASQLEEKHIQQAVSFGPNLIVNGQKVISGDGGWGIAPRTGIGQTADGTVIFVVIDGRQPTWSIGATLRDLMNVFSDYHAINAVNLDGGSSSELVYNGKVQNKLWDIFGERYIPTAFVVTP, from the coding sequence ATGAAAAAAAAGCGAACAATTAGATTCAAGAAGATTTTAGCCTTTCTGGGCTATAATCTTATCCTTGCAGTAATTCTTGCGCCTTTTGTTTTGTTCTGGGGACCATTTCAGGCACTTAAAACCGTAGCGGTAGGTTCTGTTTATACCTCGCGTCATCCACAGGTTGTTAAAGCCTTTTTATCACAGGATGAAATTAATAAAATTATGGACAGTAACTATGATAAAGGCGTTTTAAGCGGGCAGGACATATCGCGTAACAGTGTTGTCAATGATGCCAGCTCGGGTATAACAATCGAAGACATCAAAGGTCCAAGTTTTAAGGGAAAAGTTATGTTAATTAAAGATCCTAAACGCGTGAAATTAGCCGTAACAAAAGAAATTGGGACCACAGGGGAACGAGTGAGCGATCTTGTGCAAGATATGGGGGCCATTGCAGGAATTAATGCGGGAGGATTTTATGATCCTAACGGAAAAGGTAATGGCGCCTTTCCTGATGGATTGACTGTTCAAAATGGTAAATTGGTTCATAATAATGTCGGGAATCAAACTGTAAATATCGTTGGCTTTGATGATCAAGGAAAATTAGTGATCGGAAATATGACTGCGAGTCAATTGGAAGAAAAACATATTCAACAAGCTGTTTCCTTCGGACCGAATCTTATTGTTAATGGACAAAAGGTGATATCGGGAGATGGAGGATGGGGTATCGCCCCAAGGACGGGAATTGGGCAAACGGCCGATGGAACCGTAATTTTCGTAGTAATTGACGGTCGTCAACCTACTTGGAGCATTGGAGCGACACTGCGGGATCTCATGAATGTTTTTAGTGACTATCATGCAATCAATGCGGTTAATCTTGATGGCGGTTCTTCTTCTGAACTCGTCTATAATGGGAAAGTCCAAAATAAGTTGTGGGATATTTTTGGCGAACGCTATATCCCGACAGCTTTCGTCGTAACCCCTTAA
- a CDS encoding OsmC family protein, whose amino-acid sequence MKVKVKYIKGMYFQGEGSSKTITHIDTAITAGGSGHGSNPMELLLMAIAGCSGMDIVSILGKMQVKFKRFETTVEGERSSDHPKVFKDIEVVYKFWGESLPEDKLRRAVQLSMDKYCSVANMIDKAANLTYRIEVNPDQVQP is encoded by the coding sequence ATGAAAGTTAAGGTAAAATATATTAAAGGAATGTACTTTCAAGGTGAAGGAAGCTCGAAAACGATAACTCATATTGATACAGCGATAACTGCCGGTGGTTCAGGGCATGGCTCCAATCCTATGGAACTTCTTTTAATGGCTATTGCGGGCTGCAGCGGTATGGATATCGTTTCAATCCTAGGTAAAATGCAAGTGAAATTTAAACGATTTGAGACAACAGTAGAAGGGGAACGGTCCAGCGATCATCCCAAGGTATTTAAAGATATTGAAGTTGTTTATAAGTTTTGGGGTGAATCTCTTCCCGAGGATAAATTGCGTCGGGCTGTTCAGCTCTCTATGGACAAATATTGCAGTGTGGCCAATATGATTGATAAAGCAGCTAATTTGACCTATAGGATTGAAGTGAATCCCGATCAAGTACAGCCTTGA
- a CDS encoding ANTAR domain-containing response regulator, with amino-acid sequence MKRAILVSGKASLNQEIKSMLPLANYQLLASTDNGMEALRFIHRYEPDLVIMGWNLRGLSSSEVLQNLVLQHLCPIVVVLTQEEHYVLPEVIEADAHHVIVYPSRVLEMVAGIQMAEHRYQRESEHYQQVQRIEEELKTRKIIFQALLCIIQKRGVTEQEAYKSLRDQAMSTRKSMRTVAQEVLKGVWLPA; translated from the coding sequence TTGAAAAGGGCTATCTTAGTTTCGGGAAAAGCTTCCTTAAATCAGGAAATTAAATCTATGCTGCCCTTGGCTAATTATCAACTTCTAGCTTCAACTGACAACGGTATGGAGGCCCTTCGTTTTATTCATCGTTATGAACCGGATCTCGTAATTATGGGGTGGAATCTTCGTGGCTTAAGTTCATCGGAAGTTCTCCAAAATCTCGTGCTGCAACACCTTTGCCCAATAGTAGTTGTCTTAACGCAGGAAGAACATTATGTGCTTCCAGAAGTCATAGAAGCAGATGCACATCATGTCATTGTATACCCTTCGCGCGTTTTGGAAATGGTAGCGGGTATACAAATGGCGGAACATCGTTATCAGCGTGAATCAGAACATTATCAGCAAGTACAGCGTATAGAAGAAGAACTCAAGACTCGGAAGATTATTTTTCAAGCGTTATTATGCATCATCCAAAAACGGGGTGTTACCGAGCAGGAGGCTTACAAGTCGCTTCGCGATCAGGCGATGTCTACCAGAAAATCCATGAGGACTGTAGCTCAAGAAGTTCTTAAAGGCGTGTGGCTGCCTGCATAG
- a CDS encoding phosphatase, which produces MTILVDLHTHTITSGHAYSTISENALAASRKGLQLLGMTDHGPSMLGAPSLYHFGNLSILPEELYGVRLLPGIEANIISHEGELDLPVNYLVRMKLVLAGLHVQCYPGGTIEQNTQAYINAMKNPFTDMMVHPGRPEFELDLEKVAYMAAQLNVPVEINNSSLASGKKETQENCHRFAGYMAKYKGPVILGSDAHFWDRVGVLDRSLHLAQEVGIKEEQIFNTSPERVLAYLEERRQKRFTAKQ; this is translated from the coding sequence ATAACAATATTAGTAGATCTACATACCCATACAATTACTAGTGGACACGCCTATAGTACCATTTCTGAAAATGCCTTAGCTGCTTCTCGTAAAGGATTACAATTGCTTGGAATGACAGATCATGGTCCCAGTATGCTGGGAGCACCATCTTTATATCATTTTGGGAATTTATCTATTCTGCCGGAAGAACTTTACGGAGTCCGTCTATTACCAGGAATAGAGGCCAACATTATAAGCCATGAAGGAGAGCTGGATCTGCCGGTAAACTATTTAGTTCGGATGAAACTTGTTTTAGCAGGTCTTCATGTACAATGTTATCCTGGAGGCACTATTGAACAAAATACGCAAGCTTATATTAACGCTATGAAAAACCCTTTTACCGATATGATGGTACACCCAGGCAGACCTGAATTCGAGCTGGACCTGGAAAAGGTTGCTTATATGGCGGCTCAATTAAATGTCCCAGTGGAAATCAATAATAGTTCTCTTGCGTCGGGGAAAAAAGAAACTCAGGAGAATTGCCACCGCTTTGCAGGCTATATGGCTAAATATAAAGGTCCCGTTATCCTGGGAAGTGATGCTCACTTTTGGGATCGGGTGGGAGTATTGGATCGCTCTCTCCATTTAGCTCAAGAGGTTGGAATTAAGGAGGAACAAATTTTCAATACCTCACCTGAACGCGTTCTTGCTTATTTGGAAGAACGACGTCAAAAGCGTTTTACGGCCAAGCAATAA
- a CDS encoding ATP-binding protein produces MKHINEILNVKADVSIPSHSKETKEIVQPTAAYKCPLCQDRGILLEGDVAFPCSCMNSKKLDNQFRTARISRELKKCRFENFKLDYYLSQTGDQTHYETAIKALGASRSFVDEYRKNPHILGIMFSGPVGSGKTFLAAAIANELMDAQKQVLFLVVPDLLDELRATYKSEVNELDLLDTARTIPILILDDLGAHNYTDWTRNRLYSIINYRMNEQLPTIFTSNLTLEEMEEYLGVRTTSRIIQASRIFRLTVESDIRHQKYQEREGRVKK; encoded by the coding sequence ATGAAACACATTAATGAGATCTTAAACGTCAAAGCAGACGTTTCAATACCTTCACATAGCAAGGAAACCAAGGAAATAGTTCAACCTACTGCAGCATATAAATGCCCGCTTTGTCAGGACCGAGGCATTCTGCTCGAGGGAGATGTGGCATTTCCCTGCAGTTGTATGAATTCAAAGAAACTGGATAATCAATTTCGTACCGCTCGGATATCTCGGGAGCTAAAGAAATGCCGATTTGAGAACTTTAAGCTTGATTACTACCTTTCCCAAACCGGAGATCAAACTCATTACGAAACAGCCATAAAAGCTTTAGGAGCCTCCCGGAGTTTTGTGGACGAATATCGAAAAAATCCCCATATCCTGGGAATCATGTTTTCGGGCCCAGTAGGGTCTGGAAAAACGTTTCTGGCGGCTGCTATTGCCAATGAGCTTATGGATGCGCAAAAACAGGTCCTCTTTTTAGTAGTGCCTGATCTTTTAGATGAATTGAGAGCAACCTATAAATCGGAAGTCAATGAATTGGATTTGCTAGATACGGCCAGAACGATACCAATTCTAATCCTAGATGATTTAGGTGCCCATAATTACACTGATTGGACAAGGAATCGATTGTATTCAATTATTAACTATCGCATGAATGAGCAACTTCCCACTATTTTCACTTCAAATCTTACGCTTGAGGAAATGGAAGAGTATTTAGGGGTTCGTACTACTTCGAGAATTATTCAAGCATCACGTATTTTTCGCTTAACCGTTGAGAGCGATATTCGTCATCAGAAATATCAAGAGCGGGAAGGTAGAGTCAAAAAATAA
- a CDS encoding DnaD domain-containing protein — MNKVSVYGSFTQALFFSGVVSVPKYLLTHYKMLDITDREVMVLIQILCEAETNPYPTLTSLAARMTATLSEIEESVGHLVERNLLAIERYWNPTEEKWSNCYRFVGLIDELAEMWAIERSQQLEEERTLSQAQSMAFTNPAKKSLENLVRVFEQELGRPLTGIECENLDRWLATHFSEELIIEALRRGVSAGIRNFRYLDSILREWEKKGLRTKAEIEAEDAYFQSRQEKKVSRSKKQVPKTSPNKYDNFYL; from the coding sequence ATGAATAAGGTAAGTGTTTATGGGAGCTTTACACAAGCTCTTTTCTTTTCCGGGGTTGTGTCCGTTCCAAAGTATCTTTTAACCCACTATAAAATGCTCGATATAACAGATAGGGAAGTCATGGTATTAATTCAGATTCTCTGTGAAGCAGAGACAAATCCCTACCCGACTCTGACTTCTTTAGCTGCGCGTATGACTGCGACCTTATCTGAAATAGAAGAAAGTGTAGGTCATTTGGTTGAACGAAATTTACTGGCAATTGAGAGGTATTGGAATCCCACTGAGGAAAAGTGGTCAAATTGTTATCGCTTTGTTGGTTTAATAGATGAACTTGCGGAAATGTGGGCCATAGAACGCTCTCAGCAATTAGAAGAAGAACGTACATTAAGTCAAGCTCAATCGATGGCCTTTACAAATCCAGCCAAGAAGTCTCTGGAGAATTTAGTACGAGTTTTTGAACAAGAACTTGGCAGACCCTTAACAGGTATCGAGTGCGAAAACTTGGATCGGTGGTTGGCAACTCATTTTTCCGAAGAACTCATTATTGAAGCGTTGAGACGAGGAGTTAGTGCGGGAATTCGAAATTTTCGGTATTTGGACTCTATACTTCGAGAATGGGAGAAGAAAGGACTTAGGACAAAAGCCGAAATTGAAGCTGAAGATGCCTATTTTCAATCTCGCCAAGAGAAGAAGGTTTCAAGATCAAAAAAGCAAGTCCCCAAAACTTCCCCAAACAAATATGATAATTTTTACCTTTAA
- a CDS encoding HD domain-containing protein → MEFRQELIQIVDKSGAHPAWGTKHCFRVYHLAKELSSHLILDDEVLFASALLHDTGKYPVYAIKNVDHALRSKGVSVNLLQQMNFPQDKIPLVLDAVENHMYYSEPGRSDEAVYIRESDILDNLGNIGLMRLFSLVGHDELIQTPEQAIERARLFADALPDKVSTKSGKRIAIKRREETLRFLAGIKRQTAEFEMV, encoded by the coding sequence ATGGAGTTCCGTCAAGAACTTATTCAAATTGTGGATAAATCTGGTGCTCATCCCGCCTGGGGAACAAAGCATTGCTTTAGGGTCTATCATTTGGCAAAAGAACTTTCCTCGCATTTGATTCTCGATGACGAGGTATTATTTGCTTCTGCGCTGCTGCATGACACGGGAAAATACCCCGTTTATGCTATTAAAAATGTTGATCATGCTTTGCGGTCAAAAGGAGTCTCTGTAAACCTTTTACAACAAATGAACTTCCCACAAGATAAAATACCCTTGGTTTTAGATGCCGTTGAAAATCACATGTATTATTCGGAACCTGGCCGCAGTGATGAAGCGGTTTATATACGTGAATCAGACATCTTAGATAATTTGGGGAATATCGGCTTAATGAGATTATTCAGTCTTGTAGGCCATGATGAATTAATCCAAACTCCAGAGCAGGCAATCGAAAGGGCCCGACTATTTGCAGATGCTTTGCCGGATAAAGTCTCCACAAAATCAGGAAAACGGATAGCTATTAAACGACGTGAAGAAACACTGCGGTTTCTTGCAGGAATAAAACGCCAAACCGCCGAGTTTGAAATGGTTTAA